Proteins encoded by one window of Gemmatimonadota bacterium:
- a CDS encoding phytanoyl-CoA dioxygenase family protein yields the protein MKPANPATLVDVGRYPLEDLDSPDGQAFLSSCQSELEEQSICVLEGFLDSHTVAGMVRETSALIPLGYYYDRPRTSYEGNDCVDRTWPAGHPRTVEHVNRYRQVLNYQIPNDSLVRSVFHWPALTEFVRRVLGFDTLYTSACPHLALTLQIAHEGDSNGWHFDSNNGNITLLIQAPDAGGAFEYVPGLRADYDEHYDDVRAVFKAPGKHVQRTDIRPGTLVLFNGKYALHRVSPVGPTKRPRIIAIFSYDKRPDQLFSRDYIEMVRSFRQDAPTG from the coding sequence ATGAAACCCGCAAATCCCGCCACCCTGGTGGATGTCGGCCGATACCCGCTGGAGGACCTCGACAGTCCCGACGGCCAGGCATTTCTTTCATCCTGCCAATCCGAGCTCGAGGAGCAATCCATTTGCGTACTCGAAGGGTTTTTGGATTCGCATACGGTGGCCGGCATGGTGCGGGAGACCAGCGCTTTGATCCCGCTTGGCTACTACTACGACCGGCCGCGCACCAGCTACGAGGGAAACGACTGCGTCGACCGGACCTGGCCCGCCGGCCATCCCCGGACCGTCGAGCATGTCAACCGCTACCGGCAGGTCCTCAACTACCAGATCCCCAACGACAGTCTCGTGCGCAGCGTATTCCACTGGCCGGCCCTGACCGAATTCGTGCGAAGGGTGCTCGGGTTCGATACCCTTTACACGAGCGCCTGTCCCCATCTCGCCCTGACTTTGCAGATCGCGCACGAGGGCGACAGCAACGGGTGGCACTTCGATTCCAATAACGGCAATATCACGCTGTTGATTCAGGCGCCCGATGCCGGTGGGGCATTCGAATACGTACCGGGCCTCAGAGCGGACTACGACGAACACTACGACGATGTGCGTGCCGTCTTCAAAGCGCCTGGAAAACACGTTCAACGCACGGACATCCGGCCGGGAACGCTGGTGCTGTTCAACGGCAAATACGCCCTGCACCGGGTGTCTCCGGTCGGTCCGACGAAACGGCCCCGGATCATCGCGATCTTCAGCTACGACAAGCGCCCTGACCAGTTGTTCTCCCGCGACTACATCGAGATGGTACGCAGCTTCAGGCAGGACGCGCCCACGGGTTGA
- a CDS encoding alanine:cation symporter family protein → MDFIAPYVVAFSDLAWSYVFYLVIGGGALLLLYSRFMPFRYVKHAIDLVRGRYDDPDDPGDVSHFKALVSALSATIGMGNISGVAIAITAGGPGAIFWMWVSAFVGMATKFFTCSLAVMYRGRDTERRIQGGPMYVISEGLGGAWKPLAVFFAVAGVIGCFPFLQPNQLIQIVRDVVFAPYMSFEGGHFSFDLIAGIILSVLVASVVFGGITRIAEVASRAVPSMVVLYMVSTLWIILYNLGDVPRYLSLILTDAFTGSAVAGGVVGTTIITGVRRAALSNEAGIGTEALAHGAAKTGEPVREGLVAMMGPVIDTMIVCTCTALVILMTGVWQTTTDSGVTLTAGAFEAAMPGYGAFVLTVCVFFFAVTTLLTYSYYGAKCLSFLIGARYAKLYNVAYVVLVVVASVASIDVVISFADSLFALLAIPTMTSTLRLAPRVMNAFRRYSDSASPGGTQTGRPSPA, encoded by the coding sequence ATGGACTTCATAGCACCCTACGTAGTCGCCTTCTCCGACCTGGCATGGTCCTACGTATTCTACCTGGTCATCGGCGGCGGAGCCCTCCTGCTGCTTTATAGCCGCTTCATGCCGTTCCGGTATGTGAAGCACGCCATCGACCTGGTACGCGGCAGATACGATGATCCCGACGACCCCGGCGACGTCTCCCACTTCAAGGCACTGGTCAGCGCCCTCTCCGCTACGATCGGCATGGGGAACATATCCGGCGTGGCCATCGCCATCACCGCGGGAGGCCCGGGCGCGATCTTCTGGATGTGGGTCAGCGCGTTCGTCGGCATGGCGACCAAGTTCTTCACCTGCTCGCTGGCCGTCATGTACCGGGGACGGGACACCGAGAGGCGCATTCAGGGCGGGCCGATGTACGTGATTTCAGAAGGACTGGGGGGCGCCTGGAAACCCCTGGCCGTCTTCTTTGCGGTGGCCGGGGTCATCGGCTGCTTTCCCTTCCTTCAGCCCAATCAGTTGATCCAGATCGTCAGGGACGTCGTATTCGCGCCTTACATGTCTTTCGAAGGCGGCCACTTCAGTTTCGACCTGATCGCCGGTATCATCCTTTCCGTTCTCGTGGCATCCGTGGTATTCGGCGGAATTACCCGCATTGCTGAAGTCGCCTCCCGCGCCGTGCCGTCCATGGTGGTCCTGTACATGGTTTCGACCCTGTGGATTATCCTGTACAACCTGGGCGATGTGCCCCGGTATCTTTCCCTTATCCTGACGGACGCCTTCACCGGATCGGCGGTGGCGGGCGGCGTGGTCGGCACGACCATCATCACCGGAGTCCGCCGCGCGGCCCTTTCGAACGAGGCCGGCATCGGTACGGAAGCGTTGGCCCATGGCGCCGCAAAGACCGGCGAGCCGGTCCGTGAGGGCCTGGTCGCCATGATGGGACCGGTCATCGATACGATGATCGTCTGCACCTGTACCGCGCTCGTGATCCTCATGACCGGCGTTTGGCAGACCACTACGGATTCCGGGGTGACGCTTACCGCGGGCGCCTTCGAAGCCGCCATGCCCGGTTACGGGGCGTTCGTCCTTACCGTATGTGTCTTCTTCTTCGCCGTTACAACGCTGTTGACCTACTCCTACTACGGCGCCAAGTGCCTGAGCTTTCTGATCGGCGCCAGGTATGCGAAACTGTATAACGTGGCCTACGTGGTTCTCGTCGTGGTCGCCTCCGTCGCCTCGATCGACGTGGTGATCAGTTTCGCAGACAGCCTGTTCGCCCTCCTGGCGATTCCGACCATGACTTCCACCCTGCGACTCGCGCCCCGGGTAATGAACGCGTTCCGGAGGTACAGCGACTCCGCATCGCCTGGTGGAACACAGACCGGCCGGCCGTCTCCGGCATAA